Below is a window of Labeo rohita strain BAU-BD-2019 unplaced genomic scaffold, IGBB_LRoh.1.0 scaffold_359, whole genome shotgun sequence DNA.
GACAGAAACTCTGaatgttttaaatgacttttttgcTCCAGTTATCAGTAGTTTATAACGTCCAGTATGCTTAGTTGTAATGCCTTAGTTGTCCatcttcagtctgtctctgaatctcccatcaaaTTAAAGAttacaatgttaaaataaaatgggtgAAACAAATATCTGACTCACCATAAACCTTGAGAATGAAAATTATGCTTATATGGTTGATCTCTACTTCATAATTTCCAGCATGTtcagttgtgatgtttgtgatggtcagagatccaatttgtttgtccagcttcagtctgtgtctgaatctcccatcaagaacatcatcatATACAGTCATGCTGTTGGCCCGTGTATTGATTTCAGCTATTAAAGTGCTTCCAATCCAAAACCACCCTTGAATCTGATAACCATTAAGATCACAgtttagagtgactgaatcttcCTCCTTCACTGATACTGACTTCTCTTCatcaccaaacacacctgaagaacAGAGTTGCTCACAGATCcaatttttaaaatcacttgatgttgttttgatgaagctttaaaaaaatacttttactcTGCTGAGGAATCAGTATTCTGTGAAATGCCGACAACTCTAAGATTactaaatgtaatgttaaaatatgaatataccTCTATGCACCCACTGTGGTTATTTTGAGTGTCTTTAGTGGATTCCGTAAATCCAAAGTTTTGGCGTGAAACTCTAAATGGCACAGTCTGATAGGTCAAACTCCATCTgacttaataaaattattatcacATGGTGCAGCTGACTGGTTCTTTTAGTATCAGCAGCCAATGAAATTGTTGCTCAAAATTCAAATACTtgctcttcagaaaccctccaccttccccagctccacctgtatagatctgctatggggtGATTCATAAACGCTATATCGGGGTTATTTAatgtatgttatatgtgcagcagcagtatttcttacacgCTCACAGCAACATGTTGTTgatggcagtagcaagtctcggTACTTGCAGATTTActccgccaagaccaaatacattaacattgtcatgtacattaccatgccaatccctctgagtgttgtcatgacagaaatgtTGTTGTGCACTATATAGCAGTTGTTTACAGGATTACATGATTTTCCCATGTAAATACCatatttaaataagtttgtCACTCGCCaagtttggatttttctattggTTTGCATTTGCCCACCATTAGAGTCTTAATGCCCCTTTCAGTATTGACATGCAATAGTGAATGTTGATCCTCTCTGACTAATTTAACTAGTAATTGATTACATGGTACCACAACAGACGTAACTGAAgccatgaaaaacacatttcagacTCACCATCCAGGCGccaaaacacaaacagaataaaacagtccaaaacatctTCAACGGTTTCAGTCGTCAGAACTGGTTCAGTAACAAAATGACAGCTGGTCAGCTGGTCTGAAGCTGCTCTGTAGTAAAATGAAGCAAAACTCCACCTTGgtctaaaataactgttcatCTTTAAGTGTTAATGCATGTGACTATCTAGCACGTTTTTGCTGATAAATTCACACTCTGAATATTGTCACTTTGAGCTCCAGTAGGCATCAACTTCCTGTGTATCAATGGTGTCATTTTCAACAGTAATAAACTGACTGGCGCTCAACataataaaaccaataaaacatgGAGAAAGTCCTGAACCTCAGAGTGAGAAACTTTATTGATGAATGCAGGCAAATACATATGGTTAATATACAGCACTAGTAGTAAAGTGGGATCTGTGTTTTATCTGAGAAAATATTCAGCCAGTATAAGAGCTTCAGTAGAGTATGATctctacaataataataaacaacaatacaCTACTTTTAAGTGTGATTAAGgagattttaaaaagtcttcaATCAAATATGAAAGATTAtattgtaaaagaaaaaaaaagggaaaaaaaacattaaaaaggaaAGCATGTTATATTAACTAATCTAGCGTAAGCAATGCAATATTCTGTAATCaccattattatttatgaaaagcactcacatttattttaaaccgtTAATGAGAGAATACATTACTGTTTGTTCTCAAATCATCTTCTAGAGTGGAAATGAGCCACCTAAAATGAACATATACCAGTATGTGAACATACAAAACCATTACAAAAAATGAaggttaataaataataaactaaacagttatatatatatatatatatatatatatataaaatgacatcATCAGTCATGTACCTGATGTGTAAATATGTGCTTAATCTAATGTGAACAAAGCAATTTTTAGCTGCATCAATACAAGCAGATGACAATATAAAaccatgaaaaataaatgtaaaaaaaagaaatgacattAGGTTTCTGATGTGTGAATATGTGCTCGATCTTGTTTAATTCTTCTGGATCTGATGTCATAAACCAGAAGAATGACAGTAGCCACGCCCACCAAAGCAGAGAGGACCAATCGGATCACAGCTTCAGTAGAACCACAACAGTGGACAGAGTCTGaggaataaaaacatcaaactgaAATCAGCTCAGTCAATAAACGTTAATATCAGTACTGACATCAACTAATATCAGCGCTGCCGTACCTGAACATGTGTGACAGAGTTCAGTGTTGAGATGTGTTGTCTGGTTGGTGAATGAATAAGCCACAACACAGCTGTAGGAATCATCCAGACACTCAatctccagaggtagagagagactgatgctgagatcagacgcATTGATGCTgaacaataaactgtttcctttgtaccaggagagagtcacatcactcacattcaccactgaacacaacaatgaacaatatgatgatgatgatgatgatgataatgatgatgaactGTTTGAAGAGTTACTGCTGATCACAGGAACAGGCAGACGAGCTGAAAACATGAGAGAATTTAGATAAATGAGGATGAATAAACATATTCAATAAGACAAGGAAGAAACATTGAAAGGAGACAAGACTGATCAAAAGTAGACCATTTAAAACAATGTGATACACAAagctgcaaaaaataaaacagattcaaACTAAAACTCACCTCTGACAATGACAGTGAAGTTTTTACTCATACGGTTGCTCTGTA
It encodes the following:
- the LOC127160478 gene encoding uncharacterized protein LOC127160478, which translates into the protein MTSVIKGDSVTLHTQQKMMGNDVIQWWFGNKTNLIAVINVTNNGATVNHNYDEKFRDRLTVYTQSGCLNIKNIETEHAGNYGVQSNRMSKNFTVIVRARLPVPVISSNSSNSSSSLSSSSSSSYCSLLCSVVNVSDVTLSWYKGNSLLFSINASDLSISLSLPLEIECLDDSYSCVVAYSFTNQTTHLNTELCHTCSDSVHCCGSTEAVIRLVLSALVGVATVILLVYDIRSRRIKQDRAHIHTSET